A window of Drosophila santomea strain STO CAGO 1482 chromosome X, Prin_Dsan_1.1, whole genome shotgun sequence genomic DNA:
ctttttggccaacataaaacaaacttaaattGTTGACTGCACTGCTAGCGATGGCACTGCCAGCGGCTGGGGCGGTGCGATAGTATCGAGTGGGCAAAATAACATAAGCtaataaatgtaaaacaaCAAATGGATTTGCATCAAATTATGTCAAAGCTATCTTTTGCccttaaaagtttttttttttactatcaTTATGGCATTATCTtacatttaaatgcattaCTATCAAAAATGGAATACATTATCTTAGGCAATACGCAATACATAGAATCCATCCCTAAAAGTGACCATACTCGGAAGTTTTTTCCGTATTTGCAGTCTGGCAACGCTACCACCCGTacgcttgtgtgtgtgtccgtgtgcgtgcgtgtttttttcgacttttccattgtatttttttgtggcttgcaaattgaaaaaagtGGTTTCACGTAGGATTTAAGTCGCCACAAAGAACACATCAGCTATGTCGCTATCGAGCCTGCTGCCCACGCCGACGAACGCGGTCTGGGATCGGGAGGACGAGCGTCGCCTGGCCGCCCGTGGAGCACCAAAGATCGGAGCCCTGGTCTCCGCCAAAATCGCTGCTCCGCCGTACGGACAGCGCAAGGATTGGGTTCCGCACACGGAGGCGGACTTCGGCGATGGCGGCGCGTTCCCGGAGATTCATGTGGCGCAATATCCACTAGGTGCGTTCCTAATTGTGCTTATCCCACTTTCTCTTTAGTTCCAGACGATGTCGTCGTAGTTTGGTGGTGCACATGGGCTTCTCGTGGAGAAAATAACCATTAGCACCACATTAGGTTAACACACAGATTTGCTGCGGAAGATTGGCTTGCGTAGGTCTTTGACCTTTTTAAAGCGTACTTCTGTATTTATGATCAGTATTTTAAAGCGTGCCCTATTTAATGGAAACAATTCTtccgtcttcttcttcttgaCAGGTCTGGGAGCACCAGGAAATGTGGGCAAGAAATCGGATGCTCTGGCCGTTCGCCTGGACGACAAGGGAAAGGTCAAATACGATGCCATAGCGCGCCAAGGACATGGCAAGGACAAGATTGTGTACTCGTCCATTTCGCAATTGCTGCCGGCGGAGGTGTTGGCTGAAGATGCGGATGAACTGCAGCGTCCAGACGAGGAAACGGTGATGGAGACGACGGAAGAGACGCGCCTGGCGCTGGAGAAGCTGACCAACCAGAAGATCACCTCAGCGCTGCCCGTGCGCCATGCTCAAAAGGCGGGTCCCGCCCAGTACATCCGATACACACCCTCGCAGCAGGGCGATGCCTTCAATTCGGGCGCCAAGCAGCGTGTCATCCGGATGGTGGAGGCGCAGCTTGATCCGATGGAGCCGCCAAAGTTCCGCATCAACAAGAAGATTCCACGAGGGCCTCCATCGCCGCCGGCACCTGTCCTCCACTCACCATCACGCAAGGTGACGGTCAAAGAGCAAAAGGAGTGGAAGATCCCGCCCTGCATATCGAACTGGAAGAACGCCAAAGGTTCTACCCAATACATGACTTATATCATCTTTATGTTGCTAATTGAAACTTTACCTCGATTTCAGGTTATACCATTCCACTGGACAAGCGTCTGGCTGCCGATGGACGTGGTCTGCAGCAGGTGCACATCAACGAGAAGTTCGCCAAGATGGCCGAGGCGTTGTACATAGCCGATCGAAAGGCCCGCGAGGCGGTCGAGGCACGCGCCCAGCTGGAGAAGAAGCTGGCCcaaaaggagaaggaaaagAAGGAGGACATGCTGCGTATGATGGCGCAGCGGGCTCGCGAAGAGCGAGCAGGACTCCGCAATCCGGAGGCAAACGAGCCATCAGGACCGGGAGCTGGAGGAGCCGAGGCGCGTGAACGCAACGACTTGCGGGCGGAGCGACAAAGGGAGCGCCAGCGGGATAGAAACCTGCAGCGGGCGGCACCTGAAAAGCGATCAAAACTGCAGAGGGAGAGGGAGCGTGACATTTCCGAGCAGATCGCTTTGGGTTTGCCCGCCAAGAGTGCCGGCAACGGTGAAACCCTCTTCGATCAGCGTCTCTTCAACACCACCAAGGGCATGGACTCCGGTTACGGTGATGACGAGGCGTACAACGTGTACGACAAGCCGTGGCGCGATTCCAATACACTGGGCGCCCACATCTACCGACCCAGCAAGCAGGCGGATAGCGATAACTACGGCGGTGATCTGGATGCCATTGTAAATACCAAACGCTTTGTGCCAGACAAGCAGTTCTCCGGTGCCTCCAGGGATGCGGCCGCTGGTCAGCGGAGTGGACCCGTCGAATTCGAGAAGGAGGAGGATCCGTTCGGTCTGGATCAGTTCTTGAACATGGCCAAAAAGGCGCCCAAGCGAGCCGAGGAGAAGAATAACGAGCGCAGCAGCCATTCGGATCGCAAGCGAAGCAGGCGCGATTAGATAAAAGCTTTAGCGTGAGGATCAGCAATCATCGTTGTaccgtcatcatcatcgcaaACACCATCATCATTCATCAACCAAACAAACTTTTTTTAACTACTCCAACAACTTGGCGAGAATTTCAATAATAATCACAGGATCTTGACATAACATGATTGTGTACTTACGGGTGGCTTTCCTCTTACTTGGCTTTAGTCATCCTCCAATTCAGAGGAACCGCAACCAGTCCACATGTGATCCAGAATCACAAACTGGACAGTGGTAATTAGTATCACTGGAGTGATGATGGGATTGCTTTGTACGTGCGCATCTATGCGGATAATGGTACAAGCCGGGGGATTAGGAGTATTTGCTTCCGGATCTATAATAAAATACACAATATATAATAGAATGCTGctaacttttaaaatatgaaGGCCATTCTTTTGGCGCCATGGAATCAATGAATAAAGTGACCAGCTGTTGCCAATAAGCTTTCCAACGGACCTTTTTGTAGTATGTTGCCCCTCCATTTAATTTCTTAGATTAAATGGAAACGTGTacacaattattttaaaaacaaataacccTAAAAACCTAGCTATAACTTTTATTGCTCAATTTAAatcttttaatttgtttactaggaaaatatataatgaaCAACAAAAGATATACCTAATTTTCGCCAGTATTTTTAGAGCAGCTTTTTGGTCTGCACGTGCGCTGGTCACACTGTGTGACATTGAGTTGACTTTAGTTGCATTagtttaattgcaattttacTCGATTTATTCGCAAACAACTGAGCAGCCCAACGCCGAAACTCGCACGGCAAGAGTCCACAACACCATTCGCCGCATCCCGGAGAGAATGCGCTATCCTCGCGGCGAACTCCACGGATTCAACGGGTTCTAGCGGCCGCGAGGTGTTCCGAGGAGCTCTGGGATTCTAGTACCACCTCCTCCACTCCGCCGAACCACAACAAACGATCCCAACCGATCCAATATTATGTAAGTTGAGCGTGCCCGCGTCGTGGTTGGTAAACAACCATCATATCATCGGAAGCCAACCCACTATTTCACTGCCCAAGGAGCAGTAAGCCTATATTATATTGCCCTCGCAGCTGACCTTTCTAGAAccaaaataaactttaataaCCAAcgttgtaaacaaatatgcaTGTATGCACGTATGTCTATAGGCAAGGGAATCACGATCCTATGTATGCTTGCGAGCTATAGTATATGTATTGTGTTACAGATTCTATAGAAACGTAGGAAATCCCAGATAGTTAGCACCATTTAACAGCTgaataataagaaaataaatcaGTAGCATTTGTATCTGAATCAATCTTATATTCGTATCATTTGCAGAACTTACCGGCACAGGATCCACATTCGCGATGCGTTCTCGCAGCAATTCGGGCGTCCGTTTGGACTACTACCAGCGCATAGTGCATCGTCTGATTCTGGCCCACCAGGAACCGGTCACCGGTCTCTTCCCCGCCTCCAATGTGAACTCGCACGCCTGGATCAGGGACAATGTGTACTGCATCCTGGCCGTTTGGGGCTTGTCCATGGCGTACAAGAAGATTGCCGATCAGGACGAGGATCGTGCCAAGTGCTACGAGCTAGAGCAGAGCTGTGTGAAGCTGATGCGCGGCCTGCTCATGGCCATGATGAACCAGAAGGACAAGGTGGAGAAGTTCAAGATGACCCAGAGCCCCTACGATTCGCTGCACGCCAAGTACTCCAGCAAGAACGGCCTGCCCGTGGTCGGCGACAATGAGTGGGGTCATCTACAGATCGATGCCGTCTCCCTGTACCTGCTGATCCTGGCCCAGATGACGGCCTCCGGTCTGCAGATCGTCTTCTCCCTGGACGAGGTGTCCTTCATCCAGAATCTGGTCTTCTACATCGAGTCAGCCTACTCGATTCCCGACTACGGCATTTGGGAGCGCGGCGACAAAACCAATCATGGTGAGCAATATTATTCATCGGAAGGCATTGTATATTTTGGTTCTGAAGAAAATTGGTTCTGAAGAAAATTGGTTCTGATGTATCAATAGTTTTGTATACATTCTTTcttatatttcattttgtttggcGTTTATCGAAAACAATACTTTTGATAAAGAATACAACTTCAATTCAATTGTAATCAAATGAAACAAATAGTACGGCCAAATGGGTATTAACAAGTTCATTATCTTATCTCgcaaagaggaaaaaaatcagcataattataatttgcaattaaataaatctgATTAGATAAATGTTAATATGCATACACAATATTCCAGGTGAACCGGAGCTGAATGCCAGCTCCATTGGCATGGCAAAGGCGGCCCTGGAGGCCATGAACGAGCTGGATCTGTTCGGAGCCCGTGGCGGTCCGGCCAGCGTGATCCATGTGCTGGCCGACGAGGCCCACAAGTGCCAGGCGGTGCTCCAGTCGATGCTGCCCCGCGAGTCCAACAGCAAGGAATTGGATTCTGGACTGCTGTGCGTCATCGGCTTCCCCGCCTTTGCTGTGGACGATGCCCAGCTGATACACAACACCAAGGACGCCATTCTGTCCCGACTGCAGGGCAAATACGGCTGCAAGAGATTCTTGCGCGATGGCTATCGCACACCCAAGGAGGATCCCTCCCGGCTCTACTACGAGCGCTGGGAGCTGCGCATGTTCGAGAACATCGAGTGCGAGTGGCCGCTATTCTACTGCTACCTAATCCTGTTCCACGCCTTCCAGAGCGACAAGCGGGCGGTGGAGGAGTACGCCAGCCGGCTGGAGAAGATCATGGTGCGCTCGGAAGATGGCATTCTGCTTGTACCTGAGAGCTATGCAGTGCCGCAGGATCTGGTGGGCTTTGAGTATCAGAAGCCGGGTTCGCAGGTCCGCGAAGTGGTCGGTCGGTGTCCCTTCCTGTGGGGTCAGTCTCTATTCATCCTCGGAAGATTGCTGCAGGAGGTGAGCAATCATTATACCTTTTATATGAAGTTTCTTCCTTATCTAAACATTGGTTTAATCgaactttttaatatttgattaGGGTTTTCTGGCCGTGGGCGAGTTGGATCCCTTGAATCGTCGGCTGGGCGCTCAAAAGAAGCCGGACGTCGTCGTCCAAGTGGTCATCATTGCCGAGGACAACGAGATCCGCGACAAGCTGGCCGAACACGATCTGCACGTGCAGACGATCGCGGAAGTGGCACCCATTGAGGTGCAACCCGCTCGAGTGCTGAGTCACCTGTACACCTACCTGGGACGCAACAGGAAACTGGGATTGAGCGGCAGGAAGTCCAGGGATGTGGGCATCCTCAGCACCAGTAAGCTCTACTCGCTGAAGGATCGCATATTTGCCTTCACCCCGCAGGTGAGTGACAATGAAGTCCAGTTGGCCTCCTCGGATTATCCAAGCAACCCGGCCACCCCGTTCCCTGAATCCCCAGACCTCCCACTTGCCCCAATGCTctatgtttttatatatttttcattgtACTTTTGGTCAGGGATGCAAACCGCTCTAGACATAGGAAACGTATTGGCTGGGTTTTTGAACAAGTATCATATTTAACAATACTTATTAACAAGTGTAGCTTTGAAAACAgcttattaaacaaataatatgGACTATAAGTTATGAACTGTACTCTTTGGCAAGACTTCTTTAGTTTAGAGACTTGCAAAGTGCATAATCCCGAATGAATAGTACTTGAAAAGAGCGAAAAAGAGGGTGAAACTATTCAAGTCATTGTATGATATGCCAGGTTAATGTAGTAGATCGGTTTGCATCCTGCGACTCCACGATTGACTTATGATTTCTACCGTTTATTACGCATCAGTTCGCCGACCTGTCGCGCTTCTATATCGCCTCCGATAACGAACTCATGATCGACATCCTCAAGGGCGAGATAAATTTCCTCAAGTCCGCTTGGGATCTGCTGGGTCGTCCGCTGGTCACCCTGGTGCTGAAGCGCATCCATCTAGGTCGGTCAACGCGGAGACAGAGAGCCGTGAATCGTTTACTTCACTCCATGtctttatttaactttttgattttatacTTATCTATTGATTTATTCAACTATTGTTTATTGTGCGCGGGTTATTTTATGCTCCCCCTCCCCATTCCCACCGACTGTTTTACTCCCCATATCTTTTTGTGAATTGCTCTGTTGAATTGATTAATTTGCAAGGGTTTGCttttggtattggtattggtattgttTATCAATTAATTGACACGCACACTCGACCCAcacaaatgcacacacacacactcgacACACTTAACTCTATCAAAAATGAATCGGTTGCTCAAGATCTGGAATTCGGTGCTCCTCAAATGCTTTGTCTTCCCTtcgaaaaataataattgatcTTGACCCTAAGTTGATTCCCAGTTTTGGGCAGCTGGTTCTGCAAATTAGTTACTTTACTGTCAGCTTCTTAGTTGTTTACCGCTTTTAGTTAACTTTAGTTTGGTTATGGTAATATACGCACACACTCAACCATATATGCTATGCTATATGctatgtatatactttatcACACATactttaacttaaatatctcTTACATGCAATTGCGGTCTAAGTAATAGTACCTTAAATGCCTTTCGAGCATTCCAAATGGATTACTTAAGCCgcaaatatattaatttttagttaaatGTAGCTTTAGTTtagctaatttatttatcaacGCGCTGCTCTAGACTTTTATTCCCCTATAATTTCAATTCCCATGTTCCTCAAAACCTTGAAAATTGGCCAATGAAATGTTGAAAGAAAAGTGAGattgaaaatcgaaatcaaaaaaccaaaaaaacatCCTTTCTTCTCTTTATTTTATCCCAAATAAATGTAATGAATatacacaacaacaacaacaactacaacaactgcaacaacaacaacaacaaccacactCACACAGCATATCGACTATGAAGAATATTATACAACACGCGATCCCGATTTGCTTGCCAGCAATTTTACCACAAATTTAGCATTCTTGACCAACAATTGGCGCCACATGTTGGGCAGGCCGACAATCACACTAATGGCAACCCACTATATGCTAGGTAACTACCcgaaatcaacaaaaaaaaaactaaacaacaaattgtaaaaaccaaaaaccaaaccacCCAGCTCGATTATATGCATTGCCACCTAAAATCCCCCGATCCCCAAGTCAAAATCCGATTCCCACTTTGCACCCAAATGGCAAATACACTCGATTCCAGGAAACCCACTGCATAACTTCTATATACTTCTATATACCCTAcacacaaaagccaaacaattgTTATTGATAATACGATCTGTGATCTGAGATCTGTGATCTGTGATCTGAGATCTGAGATCTGTGATCTTTGCTCTGTGACCTGTGACCCCTGCTTGTGTCTGCTTCGTAAATGGCCTGACTGCTTCTGCTCTTTCTGCTCGCTTTTCTCAGTGTACTTACTATCTTTTACTCCTATTTCCTCTCTGTGACCCTCTGAACACCTATATCTTGTGAAAGTTATCTACAAAACTAGTTACTTGCGATCAACAATACCATTAGATCCAATGAAATTGTAAAGAAAGTAAGCCTTCATTAGACTCCGATCACTTTCTTCAAGATATTTAGCTTCCTTGGATTCCTGGACTTCTGACCTATCCTATACACTGTCTCATGACTTAACTATGCGCCATACAATACCACACAACGAAGACGACTAGATGGATACACAGCATTTAGACAAACTCCCAAAAAGTTGACACTTAAAGGCTGCTGACCTGGGACAATTACAGAACACTACTTTGCGTAAATAACTCCATGTGTGAATAAAACAATTACTGATGTATTTGCACTGCATTTGGCTTGCACCTAACTCTAAACGCAGACTAATTGCCGATGGTGCTGGAATCCTGTGcttctatctatctatctatcttgGTTACCTTGTTGTATTTTGTGTGACTAACCCGTAGTTCTTAAGCGGCGCTCCTAACCCAATCCACAACCGAGCATCCCAGCCAGATCATGATCCACATACTCATTGCTATGAACCAAACACTATGCCATGAACACAATGCTAACATGATTCACTTGGATGCGCTGCGGAATCCACAGATCAGGACAAGATTCCGCTGGCCATGATCCAGACGATGAGGAAACTGAAGTCGGGCTACATCAATGGCACACGCGTGATGCTGGGCAGCCTGAAGGACTTCCTCAACACCTCGGCCATCACGGATCTGAGCTTTCTGGGCAGCACGGAGGACGGCTATCCGGACCGCCTGCATCCGGATGTGCAGACCTATCTGGATGAGCATCTGCTGCGCTCGTTCAGCAATCGCAGCACCATGAATCTGCGGGGCGGTCAGCTGCGTCCGCGGACATTGAGGCGTCGCATGTCCTGCAAAGGAGCCATCAAGAAGACGCGCTCCATCAACGTGGACTGTGAGTGCTTGCTGACCTTTGATGCCATAGtatttttgattattattgTATTATGCTGTTGCCATCGTCTTTCAGCCGACAACCTGGGCATGGAGGGACCTTCGCCGCTGACGGAACGTCGCCTCTCCTCGATTGTGCCACCTCCGTGGCTGCAGGCCAACAAGCAGAGCCACGTCAGTGTGTTCGCCACGACGCCGGAGGAGGGACCCACCAGCTCACCGCTGAGCCTGGGCAACGAGCTCATCCGGGAGAACATCTATCCGGTGGATCCGCACCACAGTCGCTCGGCGATCGACAGACGCAGCGAGTTTGTCCGCCAGCAAGAGAGTTAGTTTCCCTTTTTGTCCTCCACTTTATAGTTAATTAGTTagtttttcaatatttgttaCACTTTTGCCATGCCAATGAATTGCAATCagtgtatatttttattcacttAGTTGAGTTAATTAACTACTTTGAGTTAATATTAATCTTAATTTCTCTATACTTTTGCTAATTTTTCGTTTTGGCACCTGCCTTCTGTTTTCATTCATTTCTTATGTATAATTTCGATTGGCCCACCTTCGTTCCGATCTGCGAATTTGATAGTAACAGTGCCAAAAATTCTAATACAACGCCATCGTGCCGAAACCAACTTCGCGGACACAGAGGTGGAGGAGCTGATTGCGATGCTGCGCGAAACGGAGAATCTCGAGGAGCAGGGCGACATCCTACAGTACCTGGTGGACACTCAGGGTCTGGACTTCAATACGGGTGAGCTCACATTTCGCGTAAACGATGCCACTGTTTCCACTTGAAACTAGGTTCTGGGCAGCTTTGCTTCTCAGTCGGCTGTGCATTACATACACAACTGCTCTACAATTGCCACAAAGAAGCACATGCACTTGCCAAAAATACACGCAAATACTCACACCGCTAAACACTCGGTTAACATTAAACTGGAGGCTAAGAGGTTTCAGTTTTCAGATGGTTGCTACAACAGTTGGAGTATGTTTTCatcatttgtatatttatttaaaagctaAATGCTTAAAAGAACAAGAAAGTTGTATTGTAATAGTAGATAAATAATCAGCAATTTCCTGTGCAGAAAACTCGAAACTGTTGTAGAATACCTTAAGTGATAGGAAAAGTCGGCATTGAACCATTTACTTAGCATTTGCTGTACTCACTCCGTTGTTTTTACCCCGTACTCCTGTCGTTTTTGTCTCGTGCCTCGTCCTTCGTATCGTAATCGTACCGTACTCCTGCACGGCGCTTAACAGCCGGCCTGGGATTTAAGAATAAACCGGAGGATAATGGCACACCCACCTCGAATGCCAATAACGCCGGTAAGTCCGTCGATCCGTCTTGTGTtgaatgttgttgttgtgcggGCTTTGTATCCATTGGAGTCCCTGTGTTCCGGTTACCCACTTCCTATCCATATCCTACTCCCTTCTCCAGACACTTGTATACCCTATATCCTCTACCCTCTATTCTCTATGTACCCATTACCCCACCCATGGTATCCATTCTCaatttgtttctattttttgtgGTGTTTCCAAACTGACATGCCATCTGAACTGCTGCATCATCGCTTTGCTTTGGGTTATTGCTTTTTACTTTATAATTTCcatcaataatattttaataatggTTGTAGTACAGTCGAActttatactttatactttatatacaTCATTAAAATGATTGCAATATTCAATTGCATTAAGAAGTTCGACTGTATTTGCCATTAAAACCGCTCTGCTTTAAGTTATGTCTTAACTAGCACTATTAATCTCACATTTTGGCCATGTTTTTCTAACGAACTTTAATtctttaacattttattttattttcttcgaCCGACCACGCATTTAACGCCACATGAAACACACGTACATTCCGCATAATCCTCGCGCGCACCAACTTACATTAACTCAAAATCCATTTCCACGCCCTCAACCAAATCCTAACCCGACTAACCCAATCCATAACAAAATCCATAACCCGGCAATAaaacccgaaaaaaaaaaactaaagagCTCGAGCAAGCGTTTGTGGATGATGTGGTGCTGGAACtggctggtggtggtgctgcaggTGCAGGTGCAGGTGCAGGTGATGGGGCCAAGAAGAGCCCAACGATTGTCCTGCCCAAGGTGATCATCGATGCTGCTACAATTCCAGCCGGCACTGGCACCGATCCGGATAGTGCCGCTCATCCGAGTGCCGcaaccgccgccgccgccgccgccgccaccgccagCAGCAATAGCCAGTGCATCGGCAACACTAGCAACGTTAGCAACGTTAGCAACgttagcagcagcagcagcagcaacatcagcaaccacaacaacatgAGCCCACATGAGAATAACCACGATTCTTCCCAATCCGAAGGCATGCTCGAAGAGGGACGCGTGGTGACCGTGCGGGATCTGCTGAAGGGACTCTACGAGAAGGCCTGCCAGCAGAAGCTCTGGGGACTCGTCCGTCACACGGCCGGCATGCTGGGCAAACGGGTGGAGGACTTGGCCAAGGCGGTCACGGATCTGCTCGTCCGGCAGAAGCAGGTCACCGTCGGAATGCCGCCAAACAATGAGCACACCATTACGGCGCCGCTGCCGGAAGTCGAGCTGCGTCAGCTCATCCACGATGTGAGTAATGCAATCACGTTCAATGGAGATTACCTGCTAACATGTGTGCGTGCTATGCAACCAGGCCTATGGCGACGATGAGAGTACGGCGATGCTGACGCAGGAGCTGATGGTCTACCTGGCCATGTTCATACGCACCGAGCCGCAGCTGTTCCACGAGATGCTGCGCCTGCGCGTCGGCCTGATCATCCAGGTAATGGCCAAGGAGCTGTCCCGCACCCTCAACTGCGACGGCGAGGCGGCGTCGGAGCATTTACTTAACCTCTCGCCCTTCGAGATGAAGAATCTCCTGTACCACATACTCAGCGGCAAGGAGTTTGCCGTCAGCAGCGGTGAGTGGGCAGTCgcccaaataaatattaaataatgaatataaataaatgaaatatttgtaaaatactCACTGCTTCCAGTGGCCCGTGGCAATCTGTCCATTGTGAGCTGCAAGAGCAGCCGCGTCAGCAAGAAGAGCCAAATCGGTCTGGGCGATCCGGAGGGCGAGGACGCCCTGATAGCCACCATTGACGACAGGCAGGGCCAGTGGCTGCGCCGCCGGCGGCTGGACGGCGCCCTCAATCGTGTGCCCCGCGACTTCTATTCGCGCGTGTGGACCGTGCTGGAGAAGTGCCAGGGTCTGGCCATCGAGGGACGTGTCCTGCAGCAGAGTCTCACCCAGGAGATGACGCCGGGCGAACTGAAGTTTGCGCTGGAAGTGGAGACGGCACTCAATCAGATACCGCAGCCCGAGTACAGGCAGCTGGTGGTCGAGGCCCTAATGGTGCTCACGCTCGTCACCGAGCACAATATGGTGCCCACACTGGGTGGCATCATCTACGTGGAGCATCTGGTGCACAAGGCCAATCAGCTGTTCCTCGAGGATCAGCGCAAGGTGCAGGGCGATGCCACGCTGTGCTGTGCCAAGATCAAGGACggcaaggagcagcagcaggccgcCTCCGGCATGCTACTCTGCGGCGGTGCCGCCTACATATGCCAGCACCTCTACGACAGGTGAGTGAAGGCATCCAAAACGCTGATTGCCCCACTAATCGTTGGCCATCTATTGCAGTGCACCCAGCGGCAGTTATGGAACCATGACCTACATGTCCCGGGCGGTGGCCCTTGTGCTCGACTGTGTGCCCAAGCACGGCGAGATGGAGTGCGCCATCTCCTGAAGCGGTCGGCGTTCAGTTGACTTAATTATAATGCCAAAATCTCTGCAACTCTGGATACGTCCGTTCTTGTTCTCGTTCTCGCTCGCACGCAGTCTAGCGCCACTCCCTCCGTCTCTCTCTACATCGATCGATCCTGCCTCTTTTTGCTGTCTCTTTCTTTCTGACCGCTGACCCCTAACCCCAAGCCCAACGACAGAGGGCACATGTATATATTCTTTTGACCGACGACCTCTTCCCGCCCCCGAAAAACACTTTGTTAACGTGTTCGTTTTGTTCTGaccaaaaatgaaatgtgtAAGCCAATTTGAAATGGTATTAActcacatatgtatgtgctgaGACCTTGGAAAGATACTCCATAAACTACACCCCAGAAACGATCCTAACCCCAATCCCACATTTAGTAAGCCAACTCACGCTGCTCGATACAGATTTGTGTTTTGTACTGGCGGCTGTTTTACAGCGACAActattttgattgttttaacttttgtatatttaaatgaccttattttatatattatattatacgTTTGAATTGTAAAGTTGAACGCGCAGCAAgttttacaataaaaatgtgtttgcAATGTTCGACAAGTCTTTCAATCTGCGTGGTTTTCCGATTTTAAGAAATAAGAACGCATTTGGTTTAGTTTTGTTaagcataaatatatatcatttattcctttttttttctgtttaatGGTCTTCAATTTGCGCACATCAAATGTTTACAACAATTGTATTCATTTACAAGTTCGTTTAGTTGTTGGTTTGATGGAGTTTTAGacatttttgaaatgttttggTTTGATCGCACGCATCCACTCGTCCTCGAATCAAAAGCTCGGCTTGCAACATATCGATTTGTTTCACAATTAAGTAGAAGGATTACACGAAGCGGACAAATTTAGCGAGAAAGTGTGCGATTTTGAGAGTGGGTGTGTGTAATATAAATGCtaatgtgtttgtgtgtggttTATTAGTGTAAACAAAACGTGTAAGATTAGCGATGATGTTAAACGAGAgttcataattaaaa
This region includes:
- the LOC120456775 gene encoding probable phosphorylase b kinase regulatory subunit alpha isoform X11, whose translation is MRSRSNSGVRLDYYQRIVHRLILAHQEPVTGLFPASNVNSHAWIRDNVYCILAVWGLSMAYKKIADQDEDRAKCYELEQSCVKLMRGLLMAMMNQKDKVEKFKMTQSPYDSLHAKYSSKNGLPVVGDNEWGHLQIDAVSLYLLILAQMTASGLQIVFSLDEVSFIQNLVFYIESAYSIPDYGIWERGDKTNHGEPELNASSIGMAKAALEAMNELDLFGARGGPASVIHVLADEAHKCQAVLQSMLPRESNSKELDSGLLCVIGFPAFAVDDAQLIHNTKDAILSRLQGKYGCKRFLRDGYRTPKEDPSRLYYERWELRMFENIECEWPLFYCYLILFHAFQSDKRAVEEYASRLEKIMVRSEDGILLVPESYAVPQDLVGFEYQKPGSQVREVVGRCPFLWGQSLFILGRLLQEGFLAVGELDPLNRRLGAQKKPDVVVQVVIIAEDNEIRDKLAEHDLHVQTIAEVAPIEVQPARVLSHLYTYLGRNRKLGLSGRKSRDVGILSTSKLYSLKDRIFAFTPQFADLSRFYIASDNELMIDILKGEINFLKSAWDLLGRPLVTLVLKRIHLDQDKIPLAMIQTMRKLKSGYINGTRVMLGSLKDFLNTSAITDLSFLGSTEDGYPDRLHPDVQTYLDEHLLRSFSNRSTMNLRGGQLRPRTLRRRMSCKGAIKKTRSINVDSDNLGMEGPSPLTERRLSSIVPPPWLQANKQSHVSVFATTPEEGPTSSPLSLGNELIRENIYPVDPHHSRSAIDRRSEFVRQQEMPKILIQRHRAETNFADTEVEELIAMLRETENLEEQGDILQYLVDTQGLDFNTGMLEEGRVVTVRDLLKGLYEKACQQKLWGLVRHTAGMLGKRVEDLAKAVTDLLVRQKQVTVGMPPNNEHTITAPLPEVELRQLIHDAYGDDESTAMLTQELMVYLAMFIRTEPQLFHEMLRLRVGLIIQVMAKELSRTLNCDGEAASEHLLNLSPFEMKNLLYHILSGKEFAVSSVARGNLSIVSCKSSRVSKKSQIGLGDPEGEDALIATIDDRQGQWLRRRRLDGALNRVPRDFYSRVWTVLEKCQGLAIEGRVLQQSLTQEMTPGELKFALEVETALNQIPQPEYRQLVVEALMVLTLVTEHNMVPTLGGIIYVEHLVHKANQLFLEDQRKVQGDATLCCAKIKDGKEQQQAASGMLLCGGAAYICQHLYDSAPSGSYGTMTYMSRAVALVLDCVPKHGEMECAIS